One window from the genome of Pedobacter schmidteae encodes:
- a CDS encoding radical SAM protein: protein MKTRDYIYYDYTKSLCPECLILCDAKIVFQNEQVFMLKHCRTHGDSKVMIADDVEYYKQIRNYNKQSEMPLKFNTKVHYGCPYDCGLCTDHEQHSCLTVIEVTDRCNLSCPTCYAMSSPNYGRHRTLEEINTMLDVVVANEGEPDVVQLSGGEPTVHPDFFKILDLAKTKPIKHLMVNTNGIRIAKDISFVEKLASYMPDFEIYLQFDSFSAEVLEKMRGEDLTEVRKKALDHLNQFNVSTTLVVTLQKGVNDHEIGDILDYALKQKCVRGVTFQPTQVAGRNDNYNDQAGRITLTEVRRKIYEQYPIFTPQDLIPVPCNPDALCMAYALKLDNEVIPMTHLINPEDLLNNSKNTIVFEHDERLKAHMLNLFSTGVSVDCAEGTFGELMCCLPRVQSDHLNYNNLFRIIIMNFMDPLDFDVRAVKKSCVHIVSDKMKLIPFETMNIFYRDHKIDGIREKLNLN, encoded by the coding sequence ATGAAAACAAGAGATTATATTTATTACGACTATACCAAAAGTCTTTGCCCCGAATGTTTAATACTTTGCGACGCCAAGATTGTGTTTCAAAATGAACAGGTTTTTATGTTGAAACATTGTAGGACGCATGGCGATAGTAAGGTGATGATTGCTGATGATGTAGAGTATTATAAGCAGATCAGAAATTATAATAAGCAGTCGGAAATGCCGCTTAAGTTCAATACAAAAGTGCATTATGGTTGTCCCTACGATTGTGGTTTGTGTACTGATCACGAGCAGCACTCTTGTCTCACTGTTATAGAAGTGACCGATAGGTGTAATTTAAGTTGCCCTACTTGTTATGCCATGTCGTCGCCAAATTATGGTCGGCATCGTACGCTCGAAGAAATCAATACGATGTTGGATGTGGTTGTGGCCAATGAAGGTGAGCCTGATGTGGTGCAACTTTCGGGTGGTGAGCCGACAGTTCATCCCGATTTTTTTAAGATATTGGACCTGGCCAAGACTAAGCCCATTAAGCATTTGATGGTAAATACCAATGGAATCCGGATTGCAAAGGATATTAGTTTTGTAGAAAAGCTGGCTTCGTATATGCCCGATTTCGAAATTTATCTGCAATTTGATAGTTTTAGTGCCGAGGTACTTGAAAAAATGAGGGGAGAGGATTTGACTGAGGTGAGGAAGAAAGCCTTGGATCATTTAAATCAGTTTAACGTTTCGACAACGTTGGTGGTTACCTTACAGAAAGGTGTGAATGATCATGAAATTGGTGATATACTGGATTATGCTTTAAAGCAAAAATGTGTACGCGGCGTAACTTTTCAGCCTACGCAGGTAGCCGGCAGAAATGACAATTACAATGATCAGGCTGGCAGAATAACACTGACGGAGGTGCGTCGTAAAATATATGAGCAGTATCCGATATTTACCCCTCAGGATTTGATTCCGGTACCTTGTAACCCCGATGCGCTTTGCATGGCTTATGCATTGAAACTGGATAATGAGGTGATTCCGATGACCCATCTGATTAACCCTGAAGATCTGTTGAACAATTCAAAAAATACCATTGTTTTTGAGCACGATGAGCGATTGAAAGCACATATGCTTAATTTATTTAGCACGGGGGTGTCTGTTGATTGTGCCGAGGGGACTTTTGGAGAGCTGATGTGTTGCCTGCCCAGGGTACAGTCAGATCATCTGAACTACAATAACCTATTCAGGATTATTATTATGAATTTTATGGATCCCCTCGATTTTGATGTTCGTGCTGTTAAAAAATCATGTGTACATATTGTAAGTGATAAAATGAAGCTGATACCGTTTGAAACCATGAACATCTTTTACAGGGATCATAAAATAGACGGGATCAGGGAAAAACTCAATTTGAATTAG
- a CDS encoding DUF6266 family protein, with protein MAKLKQGILGAISGTLGPIVGGMWKGIPYLRRRPKKGKTKKPRTAAQIANQEKFKFANNWLIPFQPFVAIGFHNQANGKTAIAAAFSANYLQVISGVHPNFVVDYPKVTISKGKLPPLENPVVQLTAPGVMKITWQPNSTTKTSYNDQLMLVLYSPELQIADGFIGSASRADAQYTFTFNPQLVGMVLEVYLTVVSLDRKRVANSQYMGRIEP; from the coding sequence ATGGCAAAATTAAAACAAGGAATACTCGGGGCCATATCCGGAACACTGGGCCCTATAGTTGGCGGAATGTGGAAGGGCATCCCATACTTACGCCGACGCCCAAAAAAGGGCAAAACCAAAAAGCCGCGCACGGCAGCCCAGATAGCCAATCAAGAAAAATTCAAATTTGCGAACAACTGGCTTATTCCATTTCAGCCTTTTGTGGCCATCGGCTTCCACAACCAAGCCAATGGTAAAACAGCCATCGCAGCAGCCTTTTCTGCAAATTACCTCCAGGTAATTTCGGGTGTACACCCTAATTTTGTGGTCGATTACCCTAAAGTAACTATCAGTAAAGGAAAACTGCCCCCTTTGGAAAACCCAGTTGTGCAGCTAACTGCTCCTGGTGTAATGAAAATTACCTGGCAGCCCAATTCGACCACCAAAACCTCCTACAATGATCAGCTGATGCTGGTATTGTACAGCCCGGAATTACAAATAGCCGATGGCTTTATCGGATCGGCAAGCCGGGCCGATGCGCAGTACACATTTACGTTTAATCCGCAACTGGTAGGTATGGTACTGGAGGTTTACCTTACGGTGGTATCGCTGGATAGGAAAAGGGTAGCCAATAGCCAGTATATGGGGAGAATTGAACCATGA
- a CDS encoding TonB-dependent receptor — MKSQLHLKKVLITVLFVIIGVSVFAQTGKISGKVSDKKTGETLIGVTVKIKGTTKGMATDVDGKYSIPALASGKYTLIFQYIGYNGKEISDVEVTTGKNTIFNVILDEAGQKLNEVVIKGSFKKESVNALYARQKNSAVISDGISSELIKRSPDRSTGDVLKRVSGTTIQDNKFVIVRGLADRYNSATLDNSSLPSTEPNKKAFSFDIVPSGLIDNIVVNKTATPDLAADFAGGSVKIVTKDVPDNNFFEVSLGSGYNSQSTFKTFSYGPRYTENYFGFDGGYRQLPVSNNFPKNTKATEALRGNEAATITAINKLPKVWKIGEHNAPVSQNHQLSLGRVKEFKDGGKIGAIVSLTYRNSETTRPEVQRAYYTHHYSDRVNTFSSNIGAMANFAYVKGKNKISFKNLYNRILDDKFTYRTGIDDGRTSDLKYYAFDMVQKGIFKTSLDGDHQLSEKNKLNWNLSYANITNNQPDQRKIGYLRPQGDETKPFLAANTSITKENNRFFSDLNESLYGGAVNDQHILKLFGKNATLKGGLGANYRTRDFGARLLGITLKNADQDIQSLPIEKLYSTALIKSGVYELSEITGNSDKYDANSLTSFGYAMLDQPITDKLRAVYGVRAEKFNLNLNSKGVDGSPIKVKQDYLDVLPSVNLTYALTEKANLRASYYRTLARPEFRELAPFDYYDYELLGNVSGNTTLKRTLIDNADLRYEFYPAPGQIFSVSAFYKHFSNAIEPSIYDQNSTPAFSYFNTPEINNYGVEIEFRHSLAFINEESFVKNFMVYANGTLVKSKVVNPTDQAYLVKERPMVGQSPYSVNAGLQYSALDNNLNFSALYNRIGRRIVNAGGQRFGDVWEAPRNLVDFQASYSFYKKKAQVKLNINDLLNNQSVFYFDYNGDKKFSSGVTGVPLSNGKTMDETLSRYKTGTNVSLSVSYSF, encoded by the coding sequence TTGAAATCACAACTACACCTCAAAAAAGTATTAATTACAGTCTTATTTGTAATTATCGGCGTAAGCGTATTTGCGCAAACAGGAAAAATTTCGGGTAAGGTATCTGATAAAAAAACCGGTGAAACACTGATTGGTGTTACGGTAAAAATTAAAGGCACAACAAAAGGGATGGCTACTGATGTGGACGGAAAATATTCAATCCCTGCATTGGCCTCTGGTAAATATACTTTGATATTTCAATATATCGGGTATAATGGGAAAGAGATCAGCGATGTTGAAGTGACCACAGGAAAGAACACGATATTTAACGTCATTCTGGACGAAGCAGGGCAGAAGCTGAATGAAGTTGTAATTAAGGGAAGCTTTAAAAAAGAAAGTGTAAATGCACTATACGCGAGGCAAAAAAATAGTGCGGTAATTTCGGATGGTATTTCATCAGAATTGATAAAAAGAAGTCCGGATCGCAGTACTGGTGATGTGTTAAAAAGAGTAAGTGGTACTACCATTCAGGACAATAAATTTGTTATTGTTAGAGGTTTGGCCGACAGATATAACAGTGCCACCCTGGATAACTCAAGTTTACCAAGTACTGAGCCCAATAAAAAGGCTTTTTCTTTTGATATTGTTCCATCGGGGCTTATTGATAATATTGTAGTTAATAAAACAGCTACTCCAGATTTGGCAGCAGATTTTGCTGGTGGATCGGTAAAAATTGTCACTAAAGATGTTCCTGATAATAATTTCTTTGAAGTGAGTTTGGGAAGTGGTTACAATAGTCAATCTACTTTTAAAACATTCTCATATGGACCAAGATATACAGAAAATTATTTTGGATTTGACGGAGGATACAGACAATTACCGGTATCAAATAATTTCCCTAAAAATACGAAAGCAACTGAAGCTTTAAGAGGAAACGAGGCTGCAACTATTACAGCAATTAATAAGTTGCCAAAAGTTTGGAAAATTGGTGAGCACAATGCTCCGGTTTCACAAAATCACCAGTTGAGTTTAGGTAGAGTAAAAGAATTTAAAGATGGTGGGAAAATAGGAGCTATTGTTTCATTAACCTATAGAAACTCTGAAACCACAAGACCGGAAGTACAAAGGGCATACTATACTCATCACTATTCGGATAGAGTGAATACCTTTTCGTCAAATATTGGTGCAATGGCAAACTTTGCCTACGTGAAAGGAAAAAACAAAATCAGTTTTAAAAATTTGTACAATCGTATCCTGGATGATAAGTTCACTTATCGCACGGGTATAGATGATGGAAGAACAAGTGATTTGAAATACTATGCTTTTGATATGGTGCAAAAGGGCATTTTCAAAACTTCACTGGATGGAGATCATCAGTTGTCTGAAAAAAATAAACTCAATTGGAATTTGTCTTATGCCAATATTACGAATAACCAGCCGGATCAAAGGAAAATAGGTTATCTGAGACCGCAAGGTGATGAGACAAAACCCTTTTTAGCGGCTAATACTTCTATCACAAAAGAAAATAACAGATTCTTTTCTGACTTGAATGAGAGTTTATATGGTGGTGCTGTTAATGATCAACATATTTTAAAGCTATTTGGCAAAAATGCGACATTAAAAGGAGGCCTTGGAGCTAACTACCGTACGCGTGATTTTGGCGCCCGTTTGCTGGGGATTACTTTGAAAAATGCCGATCAGGATATTCAATCTCTTCCAATAGAAAAACTGTATTCAACAGCATTGATCAAATCAGGTGTTTATGAATTGAGTGAAATCACCGGTAATTCGGATAAGTACGATGCAAACTCTCTGACTAGTTTTGGTTATGCGATGTTAGATCAGCCAATTACAGATAAATTAAGAGCGGTATACGGTGTCCGGGCTGAAAAATTCAATCTAAATTTGAATTCGAAAGGTGTTGATGGCTCGCCGATTAAGGTAAAACAAGATTATCTTGATGTGTTGCCATCAGTTAACTTAACTTATGCTTTGACGGAAAAAGCAAATTTAAGAGCCTCTTATTATAGAACACTGGCACGCCCTGAGTTTAGAGAATTGGCCCCATTTGACTATTATGATTATGAACTGTTGGGTAACGTGTCGGGAAATACGACTTTAAAAAGGACTTTAATTGACAACGCTGATTTGCGTTACGAGTTTTATCCTGCGCCAGGACAAATTTTCTCAGTTTCTGCCTTCTACAAACATTTTAGCAATGCGATAGAGCCAAGTATTTACGATCAGAACTCTACTCCGGCATTCTCCTATTTTAATACACCTGAAATAAATAACTATGGAGTAGAGATAGAATTCAGGCATTCGCTGGCTTTCATAAACGAAGAATCATTCGTAAAGAATTTCATGGTATATGCTAACGGTACTTTGGTTAAATCAAAAGTTGTAAACCCTACTGATCAGGCTTATCTTGTAAAAGAGCGGCCAATGGTAGGACAATCTCCTTATTCAGTAAACGCAGGTTTACAATACAGTGCCCTAGATAATAATCTTAATTTTAGTGCCCTTTATAACAGGATTGGGAGAAGGATTGTAAATGCAGGTGGCCAACGTTTTGGAGACGTTTGGGAGGCCCCAAGAAATCTGGTTGACTTTCAGGCGAGTTACAGTTTCTACAAGAAAAAAGCTCAGGTAAAGCTAAATATCAATGACCTGTTAAACAACCAATCCGTCTTCTATTTTGATTATAATGGTGACAAAAAGTTTAGTTCAGGAGTGACAGGTGTGCCTTTGAGTAATGGCAAAACAATGGATGAAACTTTATCTAGATATAAAACCGGAACAAATGTTTCCTTATCTGTTTCCTATTCATTCTAA
- the rny gene encoding ribonuclease Y gives MEILGIIGYVLAGLVVGVMVGRYLLRNLLKTQEIAAQTKVKKMLKDAESKAEILKKDRLLEAKEKFLQLKSEHEQEVNNKNNQINQRENSLKQKEQSLNSKIENATRKEQELDNHKKNLERQTEIAIKKQEEVDVLKNQHVKQLETIAGLSADEARNQLVESMKQEARTQAMIQVKDIVDEAKLTATKEAKKVVIQTIQRTAVEAAIENTVSIFHIESDEIKGRVIGREGRNIRALEAATGIEIIVDDTPEAIILSGFDPVRREIARLALHRLVTDGRIHPARIEEVVAKTKKQIEDEIVEIGERTVIDLGIHGLHPELIRMVGRMRYRSSYGQNLLHHSREVANFCATMAAELGLNAKMAKRAGLLHDIGKVPDDNPELPHAILGMQLAEKYKEHPEICNAIGAHHDEIEMTSMISPIIQACDAISGARPGARREVVESYIKRLKELEELALSYPGVEKTFAIQAGRELRVVVESERVTDQQAELLAADISNRIQTEMTYPGQIKVTVIRETRSVAFAK, from the coding sequence ATGGAAATATTAGGAATAATAGGATATGTACTGGCAGGCCTTGTTGTAGGGGTTATGGTGGGGAGGTACCTGCTGAGGAACCTGCTGAAAACGCAGGAGATTGCAGCCCAGACGAAGGTGAAAAAGATGCTGAAAGATGCTGAAAGCAAAGCTGAGATCTTGAAAAAGGATAGATTGCTGGAAGCTAAAGAGAAGTTTTTACAGTTGAAATCTGAACATGAGCAGGAAGTAAACAATAAAAACAACCAGATTAATCAACGTGAAAACTCCCTTAAACAAAAGGAGCAGTCTTTAAATTCGAAGATAGAAAATGCTACCCGCAAAGAACAGGAGCTGGACAACCATAAAAAGAACCTGGAAAGGCAAACAGAAATTGCGATTAAAAAACAGGAAGAAGTTGATGTGTTAAAGAACCAACATGTTAAACAACTGGAAACCATTGCCGGTTTAAGTGCTGACGAGGCGAGAAACCAGCTGGTAGAAAGCATGAAGCAGGAGGCCCGTACCCAGGCGATGATTCAGGTAAAGGACATTGTGGATGAGGCTAAACTTACTGCCACTAAAGAAGCAAAAAAGGTAGTTATTCAAACCATACAGCGTACTGCTGTTGAGGCTGCCATTGAAAATACAGTTTCAATTTTCCATATTGAAAGTGATGAGATAAAAGGCCGTGTAATTGGTCGCGAGGGACGTAACATTCGTGCATTGGAGGCTGCAACCGGTATTGAAATCATTGTAGATGATACACCGGAAGCGATTATCTTATCAGGTTTTGACCCGGTAAGAAGGGAGATTGCCCGTCTTGCTTTGCACCGTCTGGTAACAGATGGCAGGATTCACCCGGCACGTATTGAAGAGGTTGTGGCCAAAACCAAAAAACAGATTGAAGACGAGATTGTTGAGATCGGTGAGCGCACGGTGATTGATCTTGGTATTCACGGCCTGCATCCGGAGCTGATCAGGATGGTGGGACGTATGCGTTACCGTTCTTCTTACGGACAAAACTTATTGCATCACTCGCGCGAGGTAGCCAATTTCTGTGCTACTATGGCAGCCGAGCTGGGCTTAAATGCTAAAATGGCCAAACGTGCTGGATTATTACACGATATAGGTAAAGTACCTGATGACAACCCTGAATTGCCACACGCAATTTTAGGTATGCAACTGGCCGAAAAATATAAGGAGCACCCTGAAATTTGTAATGCTATTGGTGCCCACCATGATGAGATAGAGATGACTTCAATGATCTCTCCAATTATCCAGGCTTGTGACGCCATATCAGGTGCTCGTCCGGGTGCCCGTCGTGAGGTGGTTGAAAGTTATATCAAACGTTTAAAAGAACTTGAAGAACTGGCTTTATCTTACCCGGGTGTAGAAAAAACCTTCGCCATACAGGCAGGTAGAGAGCTGCGTGTAGTGGTAGAGAGTGAAAGGGTGACTGATCAGCAGGCTGAGTTATTGGCAGCGGATATCTCGAACAGGATTCAAACAGAGATGACCTATCCTGGACAGATTAAAGTGACCGTAATCAGGGAAACCAGATCGGTAGCTTTTGCTAAATAA
- a CDS encoding prolipoprotein diacylglyceryl transferase produces the protein MTFPVQFKLFGELYHWHYIFELLAFFIGVRLYYFLKRGIQDPISDENRLWIMLGAMIGALIGSRVVAVLETPQDLSRLTFSVLYQSKTIAGGFLGGLFGVELIKKVIGVKIASGDIYVVPIVVALFIGRIGCFLMGVDEPVYGIETSFCFGMDLGDGLKRHPVALYEMIYMLLLLGLFVSIRKREMLNGDRFKLFMVLYFLYRFLVEFIKPYHPLFLNLSSIHWSALFIFLYYYKFIIRTIKRVTAHQQLKM, from the coding sequence GTGACCTTCCCTGTTCAGTTCAAACTTTTTGGTGAGTTATACCATTGGCACTACATTTTTGAGCTGCTTGCTTTTTTTATAGGCGTAAGGCTTTATTATTTTTTGAAGCGAGGTATTCAGGATCCCATTTCTGATGAAAATCGTTTATGGATTATGCTGGGGGCAATGATTGGCGCTTTGATTGGTTCCAGGGTTGTAGCTGTGTTGGAAACGCCACAGGATTTAAGTCGGCTTACTTTTAGCGTTTTATATCAAAGTAAAACAATTGCCGGCGGATTTTTAGGCGGCCTGTTTGGTGTTGAGCTGATCAAAAAAGTAATAGGTGTAAAAATTGCATCAGGAGATATTTATGTTGTCCCCATTGTTGTGGCGCTGTTTATTGGGCGCATAGGCTGCTTTTTGATGGGAGTTGACGAACCTGTGTATGGCATAGAAACTTCTTTTTGTTTTGGAATGGATCTGGGCGACGGGCTGAAAAGACATCCTGTAGCCTTGTACGAAATGATCTATATGCTGTTGTTGCTGGGCTTGTTTGTCTCCATTAGGAAAAGAGAGATGCTGAATGGTGATCGGTTCAAATTGTTTATGGTGCTTTATTTTCTGTACCGCTTTCTGGTAGAGTTTATTAAACCTTATCATCCTTTATTTTTAAATTTAAGCAGTATACATTGGTCTGCTTTGTTTATATTTCTGTATTATTATAAGTTCATTATCCGGACCATAAAACGTGTAACAGCTCATCAGCAATTAAAAATGTAG
- a CDS encoding cell division protein ZapA yields MGEISIKITISDRIYPLKVNTEEEEIVRRAAKIINERIKDYQENYAVRDKQDLLSMAVLHYATAVLRVENKVQNQDTAVAEKVEELDSLLNGFFAK; encoded by the coding sequence ATGGGAGAAATCTCGATAAAAATAACTATTTCCGATCGTATCTACCCCTTAAAGGTAAATACGGAGGAGGAAGAAATTGTAAGGCGGGCAGCCAAGATTATCAATGAGCGCATAAAAGACTATCAAGAAAATTATGCGGTTAGAGATAAGCAGGATTTGCTTTCTATGGCAGTATTGCACTATGCAACGGCAGTATTGAGGGTAGAAAACAAGGTTCAGAACCAGGATACTGCAGTTGCCGAGAAGGTAGAGGAATTGGATAGTTTATTAAACGGGTTTTTTGCAAAATAA
- a CDS encoding DUF962 domain-containing protein, whose translation MKKQQKNTDKAEPKKPVDILFDKYAESHQNHTNKTIHWICVPLIVFSLLGLVWAIPFPHLEFLGRYNGFLNWASFLIAFSLYYYFTLSPVLSFLMLWVVSLMSYFIVQLEYWQAAGGPAFWLVCVVIFVLAWVGQFIGHKIEGKKPSFLEDVKFLLIGPIWLLHFICKKVGLKY comes from the coding sequence ATGAAGAAGCAACAAAAGAATACAGATAAGGCCGAACCTAAGAAGCCGGTAGACATACTTTTTGATAAGTATGCCGAAAGCCATCAAAATCATACCAACAAAACTATCCACTGGATATGTGTACCACTGATTGTATTCAGTTTGTTAGGTTTGGTATGGGCCATTCCATTTCCGCATCTGGAGTTTCTGGGTAGATACAACGGTTTCCTAAACTGGGCATCTTTTCTGATAGCTTTTTCTTTATATTATTATTTTACTTTATCGCCGGTTTTGTCTTTTCTGATGTTATGGGTAGTCAGTTTAATGAGCTATTTTATTGTTCAGCTGGAGTACTGGCAAGCTGCAGGTGGCCCGGCATTTTGGTTAGTATGTGTAGTGATTTTTGTACTGGCCTGGGTAGGACAATTTATTGGGCATAAAATTGAAGGAAAGAAACCTTCATTTTTAGAAGATGTTAAGTTCTTGTTAATCGGCCCAATTTGGTTATTACACTTCATTTGCAAAAAAGTGGGGCTAAAATATTGA
- the pheT gene encoding phenylalanine--tRNA ligase subunit beta, with the protein MKISYNWLKQFIQTDKTPQELSLILTNIGLEVESLETVQPIAGGLEGLVIGHVLSCVQHPNADRLRVTTVDVGGAEALQIVCGAPNVAQGQKVVVATVGTTVYPNEGEPFKINKSKIRGEASEGMICAEDEIGLGVSHDGIMVLPDAAVVGTTAKAYFNLEDDYLFEIGLTPNRADAASHLGVARDLAAYLRTNIQMPDVSGFKAENSDLLIDVAVEDGSACPRYSSVTISGVTVQASPEWLQDKLKVIGIRPINNIVDITNYVLHDLGVPLHAFDADQIKGGKVRVKKCAEGTPFVTLDGVERKLSAEDLMICNAEEPMCIAGVFGGKNSGVSETTTNIFLESAYFNAVSVRKTSKRHGLKTDASFRFERGTDPDMTIVALKRAALLIAELGGGKIASPVSDIYPTPVQPFEVEVKYQGITRLIGADIPAEEIKAIIVALGITVAAETAEGLSLKVPAFKVDVTRECDITEEVLRIYGYNNIEIPSKINASLSYSAKPDKEQTQHVIADMLTANGFLEIWCNSLTKGAYSKNPEEAVQILNPLSSDLNVMRQELLMPALESVTYNQNRKTADIKFYEFGKTYHLINDKYVERPRLLVLLSGNNQTEQWNQKPAPVSFYHLKAAVDAIIGRLGIHTYQSDELKDENFAFGLKYFRGDKVIVSFGAATVADRKKADVDREVYYADFDWALLLDLVRKNKIINKEVPKYPAVRRDLSMLVDTAVTFDVLKTIVFKTEKKLVKNVQVFDVYVGDKLPEGKKSYALNFTIQDEEQTLTDKQIDAVMQKIIHNLAQTAKAEIRK; encoded by the coding sequence ATGAAGATATCATACAATTGGCTTAAGCAATTCATTCAAACAGATAAAACACCGCAGGAACTATCCCTGATATTGACCAATATAGGATTAGAAGTGGAAAGCCTGGAGACAGTACAACCTATTGCAGGTGGACTGGAAGGATTGGTTATTGGTCATGTGTTAAGTTGTGTACAACACCCCAATGCTGATAGATTACGCGTAACTACGGTTGATGTTGGCGGAGCCGAGGCTTTGCAAATTGTGTGTGGTGCACCTAACGTAGCTCAGGGACAAAAAGTTGTTGTGGCTACTGTTGGTACTACCGTTTATCCAAATGAGGGTGAGCCTTTTAAAATCAATAAATCAAAAATAAGAGGGGAAGCATCAGAAGGTATGATTTGTGCGGAAGATGAGATTGGTTTAGGCGTTTCTCATGATGGGATTATGGTATTGCCTGACGCGGCAGTGGTAGGTACTACTGCAAAAGCATATTTCAATCTGGAAGATGATTATCTTTTCGAAATAGGACTTACCCCAAACAGGGCCGATGCAGCATCACATTTAGGTGTGGCCCGGGACTTGGCCGCTTACTTACGTACAAATATTCAAATGCCTGATGTTTCGGGGTTCAAAGCTGAAAACTCTGATTTGCTGATTGATGTAGCCGTTGAAGATGGATCTGCTTGTCCGCGGTATAGCAGTGTAACTATCAGCGGTGTTACCGTTCAGGCTTCGCCAGAGTGGTTGCAGGATAAACTGAAAGTAATTGGCATCAGACCAATAAACAATATTGTAGACATTACCAATTATGTGTTACATGATCTGGGTGTACCATTGCACGCTTTTGATGCCGATCAGATTAAAGGTGGAAAAGTAAGGGTTAAGAAATGTGCTGAAGGAACTCCTTTTGTAACGCTTGATGGAGTAGAACGTAAGTTGTCGGCCGAAGACCTGATGATTTGCAATGCCGAAGAACCAATGTGTATTGCGGGGGTTTTTGGAGGCAAAAACTCGGGTGTAAGCGAAACCACCACCAATATATTTTTAGAAAGTGCTTATTTTAATGCGGTATCTGTACGTAAAACCTCTAAACGTCATGGTTTAAAAACCGATGCCTCGTTTAGATTTGAACGTGGTACAGATCCGGATATGACGATTGTTGCTTTAAAACGCGCAGCATTATTGATTGCTGAGCTAGGTGGTGGAAAAATTGCTTCTCCGGTTTCAGATATTTACCCTACTCCGGTGCAACCATTTGAGGTGGAGGTAAAATATCAGGGAATTACCAGATTAATTGGTGCTGATATTCCCGCTGAAGAGATTAAAGCAATTATAGTCGCTTTAGGGATCACTGTGGCAGCCGAGACTGCTGAGGGCTTGAGCTTAAAAGTTCCTGCTTTTAAGGTAGATGTAACGCGCGAGTGTGACATTACCGAAGAGGTATTGAGGATTTACGGTTACAATAACATCGAAATTCCAAGTAAAATAAATGCCTCATTGTCGTATAGTGCCAAGCCCGACAAAGAGCAAACACAGCATGTAATTGCGGATATGCTGACCGCTAATGGCTTTTTGGAGATTTGGTGTAACTCTTTGACTAAAGGGGCCTATTCAAAAAATCCTGAAGAAGCGGTTCAGATCTTAAATCCATTGAGTTCTGATCTGAATGTGATGCGCCAGGAGTTGTTAATGCCTGCGTTGGAGAGCGTTACTTACAATCAAAATAGGAAGACTGCCGATATTAAGTTTTATGAATTTGGTAAAACCTACCACCTGATTAACGATAAATATGTAGAACGTCCACGTTTATTGGTTTTACTTTCGGGTAATAACCAAACCGAACAATGGAATCAAAAACCTGCACCGGTTAGTTTTTATCACCTGAAAGCTGCGGTTGATGCTATTATTGGTCGTTTGGGTATTCATACTTACCAGTCAGATGAACTCAAAGACGAGAACTTTGCCTTTGGTTTGAAATATTTCAGAGGCGATAAGGTAATTGTTAGTTTTGGTGCAGCTACAGTGGCCGACAGAAAGAAAGCCGATGTGGATAGAGAAGTTTACTATGCCGACTTTGATTGGGCTTTATTACTGGATCTGGTTAGAAAGAACAAGATCATCAACAAGGAAGTTCCTAAATACCCGGCGGTAAGAAGAGACTTATCTATGCTGGTAGACACTGCTGTAACTTTTGATGTTTTAAAAACAATTGTATTTAAAACAGAGAAAAAGCTGGTAAAGAATGTACAGGTATTTGATGTATATGTTGGCGATAAGCTGCCTGAGGGTAAAAAATCTTATGCATTGAATTTTACCATTCAGGATGAGGAGCAAACTTTGACCGATAAACAGATTGATGCGGTTATGCAAAAGATTATTCATAACTTAGCACAAACAGCAAAAGCAGAAATTAGAAAATAA